In Streptomyces sp. NBC_00878, a single window of DNA contains:
- a CDS encoding CBS domain-containing protein — translation MYARDLARSYPTVSADDDALDAVRLVARGQLPALLVLDPDQYPYAIVSATRLVTALVPDSVQDDPLLASVIDDRFDDDVRASMVGRSVIEWLPRRTITAAVVGPDASAMQIAALMARKDTSVVAVVEHSGDKAALIGAITAARLLEHFTGGS, via the coding sequence ATGTATGCACGTGATCTGGCCAGGAGCTATCCCACCGTGTCCGCGGACGACGACGCGCTGGATGCAGTCCGGCTGGTGGCGCGCGGGCAGCTACCGGCCCTGCTGGTCCTCGACCCGGACCAGTACCCGTATGCGATCGTGTCCGCTACCCGTCTCGTCACGGCGCTTGTGCCCGACAGCGTCCAGGATGACCCGCTCCTCGCCTCGGTGATCGACGACCGGTTCGACGACGATGTCAGAGCGTCGATGGTGGGGCGATCGGTGATCGAGTGGCTGCCGCGCCGCACCATCACCGCTGCCGTGGTCGGCCCGGACGCCTCGGCCATGCAGATCGCGGCGCTGATGGCGCGCAAGGACACCTCGGTCGTCGCGGTCGTCGAACACAGTGGCGACAAAGCCGCCCTGATCGGCGCGATCACCGCGGCCAGGCTGTTGGAGCACTTCACCGGAGGTTCATGA
- a CDS encoding putative T7SS-secreted protein — MVSAIGRVDRDSGTAQTQLSKIGTSDGIWVGKSADTFTKSVEKIPPYLKKALGSISSAHRTLSGWETSLDGFQTRARKLEEEAAAAAQKVSTTKGTLDGLPKETSTLSEKEKDEHDEDKKDKQKAYDTANDELEAIRDRARTLHTEYTTAADATARTIKDAADDAPPEPGWFDDLVAGFTDFLADAWNVLSDPNFWKLVGDADIAMVIGVICLVALALGTGVGALGLIGFIVGVGALAAHSAAMIGGAEGVTWQTLAWDALGVVAGGVGLAGAKLAQAGRLMVQSGRTLRASEGFMATLGRIGPGAWGNIAKIPSGMANSMRGFAMAGQGWVHVAAGRTLDVVGTVTGAGFAFGSNTNEGRWLDGDWNISDIPVVGPAAGFFDYEAPDNEPTTMAPGPLGPQFDAATTLTSAGDSFTKGLQPSNFGTVA, encoded by the coding sequence ATGGTCTCCGCGATCGGCCGGGTCGACCGGGACAGCGGTACCGCGCAGACGCAGCTCAGCAAGATCGGTACGTCCGACGGGATCTGGGTGGGCAAGTCGGCCGACACGTTCACGAAGTCCGTAGAGAAGATTCCCCCGTATCTCAAGAAGGCGCTCGGCTCGATCAGTTCGGCCCACCGGACACTGTCCGGCTGGGAGACCAGCCTGGACGGCTTCCAGACGCGGGCCCGCAAACTGGAGGAGGAAGCCGCCGCAGCCGCGCAGAAGGTGAGCACCACGAAGGGCACTCTCGACGGCTTGCCGAAGGAGACATCCACACTCTCCGAGAAGGAGAAGGACGAGCACGACGAGGACAAGAAGGACAAGCAGAAGGCGTACGACACAGCCAACGACGAGCTGGAGGCCATCCGAGATCGGGCCCGCACTCTGCACACGGAGTACACGACCGCGGCGGACGCGACGGCTCGTACGATCAAGGATGCGGCGGATGACGCTCCGCCCGAACCCGGCTGGTTCGACGACCTGGTGGCCGGGTTCACGGACTTCCTGGCCGATGCCTGGAACGTCCTGTCGGACCCGAACTTCTGGAAGCTGGTCGGCGACGCCGACATCGCCATGGTCATCGGTGTGATCTGCCTCGTCGCCCTGGCGCTCGGTACCGGGGTGGGCGCACTCGGTCTGATCGGCTTCATCGTCGGCGTGGGTGCGCTGGCCGCGCACAGTGCCGCGATGATCGGCGGTGCCGAGGGCGTGACCTGGCAGACGCTCGCCTGGGACGCGCTCGGCGTGGTCGCGGGCGGTGTGGGTCTCGCGGGCGCCAAGCTCGCCCAGGCGGGCCGGCTGATGGTGCAGTCCGGGCGCACACTGCGGGCCTCCGAGGGCTTCATGGCGACACTCGGCAGGATCGGCCCCGGCGCCTGGGGCAACATCGCCAAGATCCCCAGCGGCATGGCCAACTCGATGCGCGGCTTCGCCATGGCGGGACAGGGCTGGGTCCATGTCGCCGCCGGTCGGACCCTCGACGTGGTCGGCACGGTGACCGGGGCAGGTTTCGCGTTCGGCTCCAACACCAACGAGGGCCGGTGGCTGGACGGCGACTGGAACATCTCCGACATCCCCGTCGTCGGCCCGGCGGCCGGGTTCTTCGACTACGAGGCACCGGACAACGAGCCCACGACCATGGCCCCCGGCCCGCTGGGACCGCAGTTCGACGCCGCCACGACGCTCACCTCCGCCGGAGACAGCTTCACCAAAGGCCTGCAGCCCTCGAACTTCGGAACCGTCGCATGA
- a CDS encoding sodium:proton antiporter, which yields MVLVAVFGVALLVAVLLSGLAARTVLSTSFLFLVGGALVSDGFLGLIHITPDSEIVAITADLALFAVLFTDGMHVSLPKLRANWKNPARALGLGMPLAFVFMALITHFLVGLDWTTSFLVGAVLAPTDPVFASAIVGRREVPAKLRQLLNVESGINDGLALPIVLILIAAAGPTSDSAEASGSKIALELLLGLVFGVALPLLASGLVRFRLLGAEPKLQPLLPLATGIILYAACHLTHANPYLAAFSAGATLVHVSPEAKQSFEPLGEALAELAKFAALLVFGALLTPQLFGDLSVGGYVAAVLAIVLIRPASLLLSLLGTSISRRERLVAAWFGPKGFASVVYGLLVLQSGIPQAEAAFTLIAVCIAFSIIAHSSTDVPIARAFDVDDLAGIPSGREDADAPTKETSADVCT from the coding sequence ATGGTGCTTGTGGCGGTGTTCGGTGTTGCACTGTTGGTGGCGGTTCTGTTGTCGGGTCTGGCGGCCCGGACGGTGCTTTCCACGTCATTCCTCTTCCTCGTCGGCGGAGCGCTCGTCAGCGACGGTTTCCTCGGCCTGATTCACATCACGCCGGACAGTGAGATCGTGGCCATAACGGCCGACCTGGCGCTGTTTGCGGTGCTGTTCACCGACGGCATGCACGTCTCCCTGCCCAAGCTGCGGGCCAACTGGAAGAATCCGGCGCGTGCTCTGGGGCTGGGCATGCCTCTTGCGTTTGTCTTCATGGCGCTGATCACGCACTTCTTGGTGGGCCTGGACTGGACGACATCGTTCCTGGTGGGTGCGGTCCTGGCGCCCACCGACCCGGTGTTCGCCTCGGCGATTGTGGGGCGCCGTGAAGTCCCCGCCAAGCTGCGGCAGTTGCTGAACGTGGAGAGCGGCATCAACGACGGCCTGGCCCTGCCGATCGTGCTCATCCTCATCGCCGCCGCGGGCCCGACTTCCGACAGTGCTGAGGCCTCCGGTTCCAAGATCGCTCTGGAACTGCTGCTCGGCCTCGTGTTCGGCGTCGCGCTCCCGCTGCTCGCCAGTGGGCTGGTGCGCTTCCGGCTGCTGGGCGCGGAGCCGAAGCTGCAGCCGCTGCTGCCGCTGGCGACCGGGATCATCCTGTACGCGGCCTGCCACCTGACCCACGCCAACCCTTACCTGGCCGCGTTCTCGGCCGGCGCGACGCTGGTCCACGTCTCTCCGGAGGCGAAGCAGTCCTTCGAGCCGCTCGGCGAGGCTCTGGCAGAGCTCGCGAAATTCGCGGCGCTGCTGGTCTTCGGCGCGCTGCTGACGCCCCAGCTCTTCGGCGACCTGTCGGTCGGCGGCTACGTGGCAGCAGTCCTGGCGATCGTCCTGATCCGCCCGGCGTCACTGCTGCTCTCCCTGCTCGGCACGAGCATCTCGCGCCGGGAGAGGCTGGTGGCCGCCTGGTTCGGTCCGAAGGGCTTCGCGTCGGTGGTCTACGGCCTGCTGGTGCTGCAGTCGGGCATCCCGCAGGCCGAAGCGGCGTTCACGCTGATCGCGGTCTGCATCGCCTTCTCGATCATCGCCCACAGCTCCACGGACGTGCCGATCGCCCGTGCCTTCGATGTCGACGACCTGGCCGGGATCCCGTCGGGCCGCGAGGACGCCGACGCACCGACCAAGGAGACCTCCGCTGATGTATGCACGTGA
- a CDS encoding GNAT family N-acetyltransferase: protein MNRTASSAPAASIEIVSLNRGNRVIGQLRFRACKTCRAGRILDIWICDTWQGQGLGRELIHSLLARRPGYRWSTTLQSRAGRGFFTAMARETTVALPRGGPLCSHLTSWFRRARQRWLDVRSFR, encoded by the coding sequence GTGAACAGGACTGCCTCGTCCGCCCCGGCCGCATCCATCGAGATCGTCTCGCTGAACCGGGGAAATCGCGTCATTGGACAGCTGCGTTTCCGCGCCTGCAAGACGTGCCGTGCAGGGCGAATTCTGGACATCTGGATCTGCGACACCTGGCAAGGTCAAGGGCTGGGACGCGAGCTGATCCATTCGCTGCTCGCCCGCCGCCCCGGCTACCGGTGGAGTACCACGTTGCAGAGCCGAGCCGGGCGGGGATTCTTCACCGCGATGGCGCGGGAGACGACGGTAGCGCTGCCGCGCGGTGGCCCGTTGTGCTCCCACCTCACGAGCTGGTTCCGACGGGCACGGCAGCGTTGGCTGGATGTCCGGTCGTTCCGCTGA
- a CDS encoding STAS domain-containing protein, giving the protein MPDFSPAWQPAGPPPPLGVGSRLRHPFRGRRLRTEITGDRAVVHLSGEITSGYARRLGTDLAELLRSEIALLVIDLGKVTYLSSDGAGMIFIALRAARSHGTRVIATHVGPQSRATLEQLGLLRIVDVYAGDGPNLSQGTGE; this is encoded by the coding sequence ATGCCGGACTTTTCCCCCGCATGGCAGCCGGCCGGGCCGCCTCCGCCTCTGGGCGTGGGCAGTCGCCTGCGTCATCCGTTCCGGGGGCGCAGGCTCAGAACCGAGATCACGGGTGACCGGGCCGTCGTCCATCTGTCAGGGGAGATCACCTCGGGGTACGCGAGACGGCTCGGAACGGATCTCGCGGAACTCCTGCGCTCGGAAATCGCCTTGCTTGTGATCGACCTCGGCAAGGTGACTTACCTCAGCAGTGACGGCGCGGGGATGATCTTCATAGCGCTGCGGGCCGCGCGATCGCACGGCACACGAGTGATCGCCACCCACGTGGGTCCTCAGTCCCGCGCCACCCTCGAACAGCTGGGACTGCTCCGGATTGTCGACGTGTACGCAGGCGACGGCCCGAACCTGTCACAAGGCACTGGCGAGTAG
- a CDS encoding DNA repair ATPase, producing the protein MATGLDTGTYDALDTGADEVLRDRLAAQAAELARRAEALNTRRTEEFGSTRLELIGTERLRTEHTCVPRDIVSVGDTLLFGHNVFLGLKPDTAVGDVFALHDRDLNRLPDDAVPGLLDDPAFLREFAALYRYYRQTHLLQLRRTDGKVLAVFQTGEKAADIRVLRWALSADGQAAFLDARGERDHVFPPSHDFEWTAATREDHVLGRHPHVSIQGEVFVETVGGTLTVKVEDNTETAEGVYAEPVDEPLQSLADADIAHARVGALILLRIRPYKEGTHRHLVFNTLTKTVVRLDGIGQACRRLPEDQGIVFPGGYCLATGAYKTFDGTDTTDLEFERTVRSPNGEDVLFAFHARTEGRSLLLPYNVIRKEVATPLSCHGWALFDDGALVVLRADSDEPQRVHPVQLWRSPYVSDTHAATRPTGTGPLARIGNADLVRGLSDCLSITRAVAETSPTSEVYEALTAACVRTTDSYHWLGDAELGDLLSPLEQVRATAEQVLAEFETVQALTRQATDALDEAAARVAAAVRRLRGEVPRGAAAWVSGLTDLRQAQGHLLTLKEMRYADTVRIDELAADAEADLTAFGQRAVAHLAREDAFADHHADVEQLVADSESIVTVAEAAPVTVRLDELAGQLRTVTEVVAGLDIGDATVRTSILQRVAEVLGNVNRARAVLDGRRRTLLDHEGRAEFAAEFALLGQTVTGALTAADSPQTCDEQLSRMLVQVETLESRFAEFDDFLGELADKRDKIHEAFSTRKQTLADARARRTERLAHSANRVLETVTRRAAALSNADAVAAYFASDLMVAKVRRTADELRDLGDQVRAEELDGRLKAARQEAARALRDRTDLFADDGRTLRLGRHRFAVNTEPLDLTLVPHGDGLAFALTGTDCRSPVTDPEFADTRLYWDRPLPSESPEVYRAEHLAARLLDQHGAAALAEADDLADLVREAAEAAYDEGYERGVHDHDTTAILTALLRLHEAAGPLRHAPAARATAQLFWTHGTTFDERAAWARRAVSLARARDTFGLTPAIAELQAELAAAIGHAETGAHAAAYLFEELTAGPDGFVISTSTRTLLDKFRRTVGTSAYDEDLPALDDLPARRQLIEAWLSSYTSATGADLSPGDLAEAVAAELCPDLTRYESDAPLTETVEGLLGSHPRVTGGTLTLRIDELLTRTTNFRTRDVPGHRAYQRQRTALVAAERSRLRLDEYRPHVMSAFVRNLLIDEVYLPLIGDNLAKQLGTTGDAKRTDTGGLLLLISPPGYGKTTLMEYVADRLGLVLVKVNGPALGHSVTSLDPAEAPNATARQEIKKINFALEAGSNTLLYLDDIQHTSPELLQKFIPLCDATRRIEGVRDGEPRTYDLRGKRFAVCMAGNPYTESGSRFHVPDMLANRADVWNLGDVLTGKQDAFAASFIENALTANPVLAPLAGRDRTDLDLLTRLAEGDPMARADQLTHPYAPAELEQILAVLRHLLTARETVLAVNTAYIASAAQSDATRTEPPFQLQGSYRNMNKLSQRIQPVMNDAELAAVIDDHYTAEAQTLTTGAEANLLKLAELRGALSTEQAARWTELKTVYVRTQALGGPEGNPLSKAVAALGLLADRVAAVESAITRATDPRHLIANPTARHAVRPAPGPGDR; encoded by the coding sequence ATGGCAACCGGCCTGGACACCGGTACGTACGACGCGCTCGACACCGGGGCGGACGAGGTGCTGCGTGATCGCCTCGCCGCACAGGCCGCCGAACTCGCCCGGCGCGCCGAGGCGCTCAACACCCGCCGCACCGAGGAGTTCGGCTCGACCCGGCTTGAACTGATCGGCACCGAGCGGCTCCGGACGGAGCACACCTGCGTGCCCCGCGACATCGTCTCCGTCGGCGACACGCTGCTCTTCGGCCACAACGTCTTCCTCGGTCTGAAGCCGGACACCGCTGTGGGCGACGTCTTCGCACTCCACGACCGCGACCTGAACCGGCTACCTGACGACGCCGTGCCCGGCCTGCTCGACGACCCTGCCTTCCTCCGGGAATTCGCCGCCCTCTACCGCTACTACCGCCAGACCCACCTCCTCCAGCTGCGCCGCACCGACGGCAAGGTGCTGGCTGTCTTCCAGACCGGCGAGAAGGCCGCCGACATCCGCGTCCTGCGCTGGGCACTGTCCGCCGACGGACAGGCGGCCTTCCTCGACGCGCGCGGAGAGCGCGACCACGTCTTCCCGCCCTCCCACGACTTCGAGTGGACCGCGGCGACGCGCGAGGACCACGTCCTGGGCCGCCACCCGCACGTCTCCATCCAGGGCGAGGTGTTCGTCGAGACGGTCGGCGGCACCCTCACCGTCAAGGTCGAGGACAACACCGAGACCGCAGAGGGCGTTTACGCCGAGCCGGTCGACGAACCACTGCAGTCCCTGGCCGACGCGGACATCGCCCACGCACGCGTGGGCGCCCTCATCCTGCTGCGGATCCGCCCCTACAAGGAGGGCACCCACCGCCACCTGGTGTTCAACACCCTCACCAAGACCGTCGTACGCCTCGACGGCATCGGGCAGGCCTGCCGCCGCCTGCCCGAGGACCAGGGCATCGTCTTCCCCGGCGGCTACTGCCTGGCCACGGGCGCGTACAAGACCTTCGACGGCACGGACACCACCGACCTGGAGTTCGAGCGCACGGTCCGCTCGCCCAACGGCGAGGACGTGCTGTTCGCGTTCCACGCGCGCACGGAGGGCCGCAGCCTGCTGCTGCCCTACAACGTGATCCGCAAGGAGGTCGCGACGCCGCTGTCCTGCCACGGCTGGGCCCTGTTCGACGACGGCGCGCTCGTGGTGCTGCGCGCCGACAGTGATGAGCCGCAGCGCGTGCACCCGGTCCAGCTGTGGCGCTCCCCGTACGTCTCCGACACCCACGCCGCCACCCGGCCGACCGGCACCGGCCCGCTCGCCCGTATAGGCAACGCCGATCTCGTACGCGGCCTCTCCGACTGCCTGTCCATCACCCGCGCCGTGGCCGAGACCTCCCCGACGAGCGAGGTGTACGAGGCGCTGACCGCCGCGTGCGTCCGGACAACGGACTCCTACCACTGGCTGGGCGACGCCGAACTCGGTGATCTACTGAGCCCGTTGGAGCAGGTACGGGCGACGGCCGAGCAGGTGCTGGCCGAGTTCGAGACCGTCCAGGCACTCACCCGGCAGGCCACCGACGCGCTCGACGAGGCGGCGGCCCGCGTCGCGGCGGCGGTGCGCCGGCTGCGTGGTGAGGTCCCGCGCGGTGCTGCCGCCTGGGTGTCGGGCCTGACCGACCTCCGGCAAGCGCAGGGGCACCTGCTCACCTTGAAGGAGATGCGCTACGCGGACACCGTTCGCATCGACGAACTGGCGGCGGACGCCGAGGCCGACCTCACCGCGTTCGGACAGCGAGCCGTCGCCCACCTCGCTCGAGAGGACGCCTTCGCCGACCACCATGCCGACGTCGAACAACTCGTCGCGGACTCCGAGTCGATCGTCACCGTCGCCGAGGCCGCACCCGTCACGGTTCGCCTCGACGAACTCGCCGGCCAGCTGCGCACGGTGACCGAGGTCGTCGCAGGGCTCGACATCGGTGACGCCACCGTCCGCACCTCCATCCTGCAGCGCGTCGCCGAGGTCCTCGGCAATGTCAACCGTGCCCGCGCCGTCCTCGACGGTCGCCGCCGCACGCTCCTCGACCACGAGGGGCGGGCCGAGTTCGCCGCCGAGTTCGCGCTCCTCGGGCAGACGGTCACCGGCGCGCTCACGGCCGCCGACAGTCCTCAGACCTGCGACGAGCAGCTCTCCCGCATGCTGGTGCAGGTCGAGACCCTCGAATCCCGGTTCGCCGAGTTCGACGACTTCCTGGGCGAGCTGGCGGACAAGCGCGACAAGATCCATGAGGCGTTCTCCACCCGCAAGCAGACCCTCGCAGACGCCCGTGCCCGCCGCACCGAGCGCCTCGCGCACTCGGCGAACCGGGTCCTGGAGACGGTCACCCGCCGTGCCGCCGCGCTCTCCAACGCGGACGCGGTCGCCGCGTACTTCGCCTCGGACCTGATGGTCGCCAAGGTCCGGCGGACAGCGGACGAGCTGCGCGACCTCGGCGACCAGGTAAGGGCTGAGGAACTGGACGGCCGCCTGAAAGCCGCCCGCCAGGAGGCGGCCCGCGCCCTGCGGGACCGCACCGACCTGTTCGCCGACGACGGCCGCACCCTCCGCCTGGGCCGCCACCGCTTCGCCGTCAACACCGAGCCGCTCGACCTCACGCTGGTCCCGCACGGTGACGGCCTCGCCTTCGCGCTCACCGGCACGGATTGCCGCTCGCCGGTGACCGACCCGGAGTTCGCGGACACCCGCCTCTACTGGGACCGGCCGTTGCCCTCCGAGTCCCCGGAGGTCTACCGGGCCGAGCACCTCGCGGCCCGCCTTCTGGACCAACACGGAGCGGCCGCGCTGGCCGAGGCCGACGACCTCGCCGACCTCGTACGAGAGGCCGCGGAAGCCGCCTACGACGAGGGCTACGAACGCGGCGTGCACGACCACGACACGACCGCGATCCTCACCGCGCTGCTGCGCCTGCACGAGGCAGCGGGTCCATTGCGCCACGCGCCCGCGGCCCGGGCCACCGCCCAGCTCTTCTGGACTCATGGCACGACCTTCGACGAGCGCGCGGCCTGGGCGCGCCGCGCGGTATCCCTCGCGCGTGCCCGCGACACGTTCGGGCTCACCCCGGCGATCGCGGAACTCCAAGCGGAGCTGGCAGCCGCGATAGGCCATGCGGAGACCGGGGCGCACGCCGCCGCATACCTCTTCGAGGAACTCACGGCCGGCCCCGACGGCTTCGTCATCAGCACGAGCACGCGCACCCTGCTGGACAAGTTCCGCCGCACGGTGGGCACCTCGGCCTACGACGAGGACCTCCCCGCGCTCGATGACCTGCCCGCACGCCGCCAGCTGATCGAGGCGTGGCTGTCCTCGTACACCTCGGCCACGGGTGCGGACCTGAGCCCGGGCGACCTCGCCGAGGCCGTGGCCGCCGAACTGTGCCCGGACCTGACGCGCTACGAATCCGACGCGCCGCTGACCGAGACGGTCGAGGGGCTGCTCGGCTCCCACCCCCGCGTCACCGGCGGCACGCTCACCCTACGCATCGACGAACTCCTCACCCGCACCACAAACTTCCGCACCCGCGACGTCCCCGGCCACCGCGCCTACCAGCGGCAGCGCACCGCCCTCGTAGCCGCGGAGCGGTCTCGATTGCGGCTGGACGAATATCGCCCGCACGTGATGTCCGCGTTCGTCCGCAACCTTCTCATCGACGAGGTCTACCTCCCGCTCATCGGCGACAACCTCGCCAAACAGCTCGGCACCACCGGGGACGCCAAGCGCACCGACACCGGTGGCCTGCTGCTGCTCATCTCCCCGCCCGGCTACGGCAAGACGACCCTCATGGAGTACGTCGCCGACCGTCTCGGGCTCGTCCTGGTCAAGGTCAACGGTCCGGCTCTCGGCCATTCCGTCACCTCGCTCGACCCTGCCGAAGCCCCGAACGCCACAGCACGCCAGGAGATCAAGAAGATCAACTTTGCCCTTGAGGCGGGCAGCAACACCCTCCTCTACCTCGACGACATCCAGCACACCTCCCCCGAGCTGTTGCAGAAGTTCATCCCGCTGTGTGACGCCACCCGCCGCATCGAGGGCGTACGGGACGGCGAGCCCCGCACCTATGACCTGCGCGGCAAGCGCTTCGCGGTCTGCATGGCCGGCAACCCCTACACCGAGTCCGGCAGCCGCTTCCACGTCCCGGACATGCTCGCCAACCGCGCCGACGTCTGGAACCTCGGCGACGTACTGACCGGCAAACAGGACGCCTTCGCGGCGAGCTTCATCGAGAACGCCCTGACCGCGAACCCGGTCCTGGCCCCCCTCGCGGGCCGCGACCGCACCGACCTCGACCTGCTGACCCGGCTGGCCGAGGGTGACCCCATGGCCCGCGCCGACCAGCTCACCCACCCGTACGCCCCGGCCGAACTGGAGCAGATCCTCGCAGTCCTGCGCCACCTGCTCACCGCCCGAGAGACAGTCCTCGCCGTGAACACGGCCTACATCGCCTCCGCCGCCCAGAGCGATGCCACCCGCACGGAACCGCCCTTCCAACTCCAGGGCTCCTACCGCAACATGAACAAGCTCTCCCAGCGCATCCAGCCCGTCATGAACGACGCCGAACTCGCCGCCGTCATCGACGACCACTACACGGCCGAGGCCCAGACCCTCACCACCGGAGCCGAGGCGAATCTACTCAAACTGGCCGAGCTCCGCGGCGCCCTGAGCACCGAACAGGCTGCACGCTGGACCGAGTTGAAGACTGTATACGTCCGCACGCAGGCCCTCGGAGGCCCAGAAGGCAACCCGCTGAGCAAGGCTGTCGCCGCCCTCGGTCTCCTCGCCGACCGCGTCGCCGCCGTCGAGTCGGCCATCACGCGCGCGACCGACCCCCGCCACCTCATCGCCAACCCCACAGCCCGCCACGCCGTACGCCCGGCCCCTGGCCCCGGGGACCGCTGA
- a CDS encoding flotillin family protein — protein sequence MDAITVGIGALVAVCLLVALVMLFVFSRLFRKVEQGKALIVSKMRKVDVTFTGQVVLPVLHKAEVMDISVKTIEIMRAGREGLICQDNIRADIRISFFVKVNKTVEDVIKVAQAVGTARASDRDTLQELFHAKFSEALKTVGKQLDFTDLYTKREELRYRIIEVIGVDLNGYHLEDAAIDYLEQTPLTQLDPANVLDAQGIRKITELTAIEHVRTNEFQRTEEKEITRQNVDAREAILELERRQADAEIKQKREIDTVRAREEAETARVVEEERLRAQGAFLKTEEQLGIQRENQAREVAVAQKNRERVIAIENERIEKDRVLEVIARERETELTRISAEKEVEAEKREIAEVVRERVAVDRTVAEQEESIKKLRAVEEAERGRQTVIIAAEAQAQEKLVKDIKAAEAAEQAATHRAAEQLTLAEAGLKAADLDARAKLRLAEGIQAEAAAAGLAAVQVRDKEAEVIEKAGLAEAEATQARLKAEAEGARAKAHAEAEAIGGRLKAEAAGLTEKAAAMAALDDASRGHEEYRLRLEAEKDIRLAGLEVQRQVAEAQATVLATGLENADINIVGGESVFLDRLVSSIGLGKSVDGFMQHSETAQALAKPWLDGTSSFTDDVSRVLGSVSTADVQNLTVSALLMKLMNADGVNAGRLEQLMDRAGELGLADLPLAELNGGVKA from the coding sequence ATGGATGCCATCACCGTGGGCATCGGCGCGCTCGTCGCCGTCTGCCTGCTCGTCGCCCTCGTCATGCTGTTCGTCTTCTCCCGGCTGTTCCGCAAGGTGGAGCAGGGCAAGGCCCTGATCGTCTCCAAGATGCGCAAGGTCGACGTGACCTTCACCGGGCAGGTCGTCCTGCCCGTCCTGCACAAGGCCGAGGTGATGGACATCTCGGTGAAGACCATCGAGATCATGCGGGCCGGCCGGGAAGGGCTGATCTGCCAGGACAACATCCGCGCGGACATCCGGATCTCGTTCTTCGTGAAGGTCAACAAGACCGTCGAGGACGTCATCAAGGTCGCGCAGGCCGTCGGCACCGCTCGGGCCAGTGACCGGGACACGTTGCAGGAACTGTTCCACGCGAAGTTCTCCGAGGCGCTCAAGACCGTCGGCAAGCAACTGGACTTCACCGACCTCTACACCAAGCGCGAGGAGCTGCGGTATCGGATCATCGAGGTCATCGGTGTCGACCTCAACGGTTACCACCTGGAGGACGCGGCGATCGACTACCTGGAGCAGACGCCGCTGACCCAGCTCGACCCGGCCAACGTCCTGGACGCCCAGGGCATCCGGAAGATCACCGAGCTGACGGCAATCGAGCACGTGCGCACCAATGAGTTCCAGCGCACCGAGGAGAAGGAGATCACTCGGCAGAACGTGGATGCCCGGGAGGCCATCCTCGAACTGGAGCGCCGTCAGGCCGACGCCGAGATCAAGCAGAAGCGGGAGATCGACACCGTACGGGCCCGTGAGGAGGCCGAAACCGCGCGGGTGGTGGAGGAGGAGCGGCTGCGGGCACAGGGCGCGTTCCTCAAGACCGAGGAACAGCTCGGCATCCAGCGCGAGAACCAGGCCCGTGAGGTCGCGGTCGCGCAGAAGAACCGCGAGCGGGTCATCGCCATCGAGAACGAGCGCATCGAGAAGGACCGCGTCCTTGAGGTCATCGCCCGGGAACGGGAGACGGAGCTGACCCGGATCTCCGCCGAGAAGGAGGTGGAGGCGGAGAAGCGGGAGATCGCCGAGGTCGTCCGGGAGCGCGTCGCGGTGGACCGCACGGTCGCCGAGCAGGAAGAGTCCATCAAGAAGCTGCGTGCCGTGGAGGAGGCCGAGCGCGGCCGGCAGACGGTGATCATCGCCGCCGAGGCCCAGGCGCAGGAGAAGCTGGTCAAGGACATCAAGGCGGCCGAGGCGGCCGAGCAGGCCGCCACCCACCGGGCGGCTGAGCAACTCACGTTGGCGGAAGCGGGGTTGAAGGCAGCCGACCTGGACGCGCGGGCCAAGCTGCGGCTCGCCGAGGGCATCCAGGCCGAGGCGGCGGCCGCAGGGCTCGCGGCCGTCCAGGTGCGGGACAAGGAGGCCGAGGTCATAGAGAAGGCCGGTCTCGCCGAGGCCGAGGCCACGCAGGCACGCCTCAAGGCGGAGGCCGAGGGCGCGCGGGCCAAGGCGCACGCCGAGGCCGAGGCGATTGGCGGCAGGCTGAAGGCCGAGGCGGCCGGGCTGACCGAGAAGGCCGCCGCGATGGCCGCCCTCGACGACGCCTCCCGTGGCCACGAGGAGTACCGGCTGCGCCTGGAGGCCGAGAAGGACATCCGGCTGGCCGGTCTGGAAGTCCAGAGGCAGGTCGCCGAGGCGCAGGCCACGGTACTGGCGACCGGCCTGGAGAACGCCGACATCAACATCGTCGGCGGCGAGTCCGTCTTCCTCGACCGCCTCGTCTCCTCGATCGGGCTCGGCAAGAGCGTCGACGGGTTCATGCAGCACTCCGAGACCGCGCAGGCGCTTGCCAAACCCTGGCTGGACGGCACGTCGAGTTTCACCGACGACGTGAGCCGGGTCCTCGGTTCGGTCTCCACGGCCGACGTGCAGAACCTGACCGTGTCGGCGCTGCTGATGAAGCTGATGAATGCGGACGGTGTCAACGCCGGCCGGCTGGAGCAGCTCATGGACCGGGCAGGCGAACTGGGCCTGGCCGACCTGCCGCTCGCCGAACTCAACGGCGGCGTCAAGGCCTGA